In the genome of Drosophila subpulchrella strain 33 F10 #4 breed RU33 chromosome 2L, RU_Dsub_v1.1 Primary Assembly, whole genome shotgun sequence, one region contains:
- the LOC119546809 gene encoding uncharacterized protein LOC119546809 isoform X2, producing the protein MHKKYMLALQKVLMVISGVVMIFGVKKENRKMLFAGKVLSYVYPIGYWILVYPIAVHFLCIIMMNRYVEKEFEDDS; encoded by the exons atgcataaaaaatatatgctTGCATTACAAAAag TATTAATGGTTATCTCAGGGGTCGTAATGATTTTTGGCGTTAAAAAG GAAAACAGGAAAATGCTTTTTGCGGGAAAAGTACTCAGTTATGTATATCCAATTGGGTATTGGATTCTTGTCTATCCCATAG CTGTACATTTCTTGTGCATAATTATGATGAACAGATACGTGGAGAAAGAGTTCGAAGATGACAGCTAG
- the LOC119546809 gene encoding uncharacterized protein LOC119546809 isoform X1: MNVLLNFPPGSNLSKLSIIMEIGELCTCDCIPETEASTDRKVICFYAWWLIVWGFLLVIFMVFSVYQQYEFEIDHRKYRSFFFLSMLIWIILMGLCAVLMVISGVVMIFGVKKENRKMLFAGKVLSYVYPIGYWILVYPIAVHFLCIIMMNRYVEKEFEDDS; the protein is encoded by the exons ATGAACGTTTTGCTAAATTTTCCACCCGGCTCAAATTTATCTAAATTATCGATTATAATGGAAATCGGAGAACTATGTACTTGTGATTGTATACCTGAAACCGAAGCCAGTACCGATAGGAAggtgatttgtttttatgctTGGTGGCTCATAGTATGGGGCTTTCTTTTAGTCATTTTTATGGTTTTCTCGGTTTATCAGCAGTATGAATTTG AAATTGACCACAGGAAATATCGTTCTTTCTTTTTTCTGTCCATGCTTATATGGATAATACTTATGGGACTCTGTGCAGTATTAATGGTTATCTCAGGGGTCGTAATGATTTTTGGCGTTAAAAAG GAAAACAGGAAAATGCTTTTTGCGGGAAAAGTACTCAGTTATGTATATCCAATTGGGTATTGGATTCTTGTCTATCCCATAG CTGTACATTTCTTGTGCATAATTATGATGAACAGATACGTGGAGAAAGAGTTCGAAGATGACAGCTAG
- the LOC119546810 gene encoding dynein light chain 1, cytoplasmic — protein sequence MSDRKAVIKNADMSEEMQQDAVDCATQALEKYNIEKDIAAYIKKEFDKKYNPTWHCIVGRNFGSYVTHETRHFIYFYLGQVAILLFKSG from the coding sequence ATGTCAGATCGCAAGGCGGTAATCAAGAATGCGGACATGAGCGAGGAGATGCAGCAGGATGCTGTCGACTGTGCCACCCAGGCGCTGGAGAAGTACAACATCGAGAAGGACATCGCCGCCTACATCAAGAAGGAGTTCGACAAGAAGTACAATCCCACCTGGCACTGCATCGTCGGTCGCAATTTCGGATCGTATGTGACCCACGAGACGCGCCACTTCATATACTTCTACCTGGGCCAAGTGGCCATTCTGCTCTTCAAGAGCGGCTGA
- the LOC119547510 gene encoding probable pseudouridine-5'-phosphatase, translating to MCSPCCKACKAPPVCSSCPPMCCSPGISYCIFDLESAVFDTRHVYQRALVEMVSSYNRTIPELVLIQCGPMETAEMAELVCRKCDLPVSWESFRFQLNERTSDLIANPTLMPGVQRLVTHLRKCCMGLGLVTSCPESMYCTKIRDREDFFDNFSSVICADDADLRAPKPEPDIYLIAMSRLGDAGPDCTLVFDGTPKGVQAATDARLPVVMLAEKDLPCCWSELASLRLETLEEFDPELFNMPPYSCTEPPPRKSKASRRSSQKSGESRRSSAARRKAAEDAEADEGEEEEDEGEEAA from the exons ATGTGCAGTCCTTGCTGTAAGGCTTGCAAAGCTCCACCAGTATGTTCAAGTTGTCCACCTATGTGCTGCAGTCCGGGGATTAGCTATTGCATCTTCGATCTGGAAAGTGCCGTTTTTG ACACCCGTCACGTCTATCAGAGGGCTCTGGTTGAGATGGTTTCAAGTTATAATAGGACGATACCCGAACTGGTTCTGATCCAATGTGGACCCATGGAAACGGCTGAAATGGCGGAGTTGGTTTGCCGTAAGTGCGATCTTCCCGTAAGCTGGGAGTCTTTTCGCTTTCAGCTGAATGAACGCACTTCCGATCTGATCGCCAATCCCACCCTAATGCCGGGAGTTCAGCGATTGGTCACCCATTTGCGCAAATGTTGTATGGGACTGGGATTGGTCACCTCGTGCCCGGAATCGATGTATTGCACCAAGATTCGTGATCGAGAGGATTTCTTTGACAACTTTTCATCGGTGATATGTGCAGATGATGCAGATTTAAGGGCCCCAAAACCGGAACCGGATATCTATCTGATTGCCATGTCTCGGCTGGGGGATGCTGGACCCGATTGCACCCTGGTTTTCGATGGAACGCCCAAGGGAGTCCAGGCTGCCACGGATGCTCGACTACCAGTGGTGATGTTGGCCGAAAAGGATCTTCCCTGCTGCTGGTCAGAGCTGGCCTCTTTGCGCCTGGAAACCCTGGAGGAATTCGACCCGGAGCTATTTAATATGCCACCGTACAGTTGCACGGAACCACCTCCTCGGAAATCCAAGGCAAGTCGTCGTAGCTCCCAAAAATCTGGGGAAAGTCGCCGTAGTTCCGCAGCCAGAAGAAAAGCTGCTGAGGATGCGGAAGCCGATGAGGGAGAAGAGGAGGAAGACGAAGGCGAGGAAGCCGCATAA
- the LOC119547452 gene encoding probable pseudouridine-5'-phosphatase produces MCSRCCKTPAECAGCSPMCCSPGISYCIFDLESAVFDTRHIYRKALKDLVRSYDKRIPDILHVQSGPMTTSEMSELFCRKLDIPISWESFRYDLNERTAQLIANPPFMDGVERLVRHLRGCCMELGLVTSCSEANYCSKIRGREEFFENFSTVVCADDPELRAFKPEPDVYLIAMSRLGDAGPDCTLVFDGTTQGVQAASDARLPVIMLAEKDLPCCWSELAALRFEYLDDFEPEMFNLPPFTDPEPKRRSSRRRTRYSQRLTVIRRRAAEAAAEEEEAEEEEPEPPEEPIVLAEPSVLNLRE; encoded by the exons ATGTGCAGTCGTTGCTGTAAAACTCCAGCAGAATGTGCTGGTTGTTCGCCAATGTGCTGCAGTCCGGGTATTAGCTACTGCATATTTGACTTGGAGAGTGCAGTCTTTG ATACCCGCCACATCTACCGGAAGGCTCTGAAGGATCTGGTTCGTAGTTACGACAAGAGGATACCAGACATTTTACACGTCCAAAGTGGACCGATGACCACATCCGAGATGTCAGAACTGTTCTGCCGGAAGCTCGACATTCCCATAAGTTGGGAATCGTTTCGGTATGATCTTAACGAGAGGACCGCCCAGTTGATCGCGAATCCCCCCTTTATGGATGGTGTGGAACGATTGGTGAGGCATTTGCGTGGCTGTTGCATGGAACTGGGCCTGGTCACCTCATGTTCCGAGGCCAACTATTGCTCCAAGATCCGTGGTCGGGAGGAGTTCTTCGAGAACTTCTCGACCGTGGTCTGTGCCGATGATCCGGAGTTAAGGGCTTTCAAGCCGGAACCGGATGTCTACCTTATTGCCATGTCAAGGTTGGGCGATGCTGGACCCGATTGTACCCTAGTTTTCGATGGAACCACCCAGGGAGTTCAGGCCGCAAGTGATGCTCGACTTCCAGTCATTATGTTGGCTGAAAAGGATCTGCCCTGCTGTTGGTCTGAATTGGCCGCCCTGCGGTTTGAATACCTGGACGATTTCGAACCAGAGATGTTCAATTTGCCACCCTTTACGGATCCCGAACCCAAAAGGCGATCGAGTCGCCGTCGCACAAGATACAGTCAGAGGTTGACCGTAATCCGCAGAAGAGCCGCCGAAGCCGCTGCCGAGGAAgaggaggcggaggaggaagAACCGGAACCGCCGGAGGAACCAATAGTACTGGCAGAACCgtcggttttaaatttaagagaATAA
- the LOC119547309 gene encoding probable pseudouridine-5'-phosphatase, whose translation MSEEGVGAKMGLRRCSFQPITHCIFELDGLLIDSERLRAESVQKILDPYGHTYSFDLKMRCMGKPDSEQASLILNTFNLPFSLTEFENQQEQQCRSKLGFIRLMPGVERLLNHLNEFNVPMAIGSGSCRDSYRIKTRRHSRLFDVFHHVVLSGSDDEVKAGKPAPDIFLTTASRFKDSPDPSKCLVFESSLVGMEAALAAGMQVVLVPDPLVSIRASAPATLRLRTLEGFKPQYFGLPPL comes from the coding sequence ATGTCAGAAGAAGGTGTGGGCGCCAAAATGGGTTTGAGACGTTGTTCCTTTCAGCCAATTACCCATTGCATTTTCGAATTGGATGGCCTGCTGATAGATAGCGAACGACTGAGAGCCGAATCGGTTCAGAAGATTCTGGATCCCTATGGTCACACGTATAGCTTCGATCTCAAGATGAGGTGCATGGGAAAGCCGGACTCCGAACAGGCCTCCCTTATCTTAAACACCTTCAATCTGCCCTTTAGTCTTACTGAGTTTGAGAATCAGCAAGAACAACAATGTCGCAGTAAATTGGGTTTTATTCGCCTGATGCCTGGAGTGGAGCGTCTTCTCAATCATCTGAATGAGTTTAATGTCCCGATGGCAATCGGAAGTGGCAGCTGTCGGGATTCGTATAGGATAAAGACACGTCGCCATTCCAGGCTCTTCGATGTCTTCCATCATGTGGTCTTGAGTGGTTCGGACGACGAGGTCAAGGCGGGAAAACCTGCTCCAGACATTTTCCTCACCACCGCCTCAAGATTTAAGGATTCTCCAGACCCCAGCAAATGTCTGGTTTTCGAGTCTTCACTTGTGGGAATGGAGGCTGCTCTGGCCGCTGGAATGCAAGTGGTTCTCGTTCCCGATCCTCTGGTCTCCATTCGAGCAAGTGCACCGGCGACCTTAAGACTGCGAACTTTGGAGGGCTTTAAGCCACAATACTTTGGACTACCACCTTTGTAG
- the LOC119547308 gene encoding pseudouridine-5'-phosphatase, protein MTPKKCYCPVTHVIFDCDGTLIDSEVIYLRAVQELLAPYGKSYTKEDQARHMGMPANAFSQHVVKELNLPVTPEKFQEQFESVSEKYMGSISLMPGVRDLILHLHEYRIPFCIATSSFKKIFQVKVRSFSDIFLAFHHVVCGDDPEIGPGRGKPNPDIFLLAASRFNPPADPKKCLIFEDAPAGMRGGIAAGSQVVFIPPEHVTKQQKTGATMVLKSMADFKPELFGLPAFGNCSKFEFG, encoded by the exons ATGACTCCGAAGAAATGCTACTGTCCAGTCACTCACGTCATCTTTGATTGCGATGGAACCTTGATAg ATAGTGAAGTCATATACCTGAGAGCTGTTCAAGAACTACTAGCTCCATATGGCAAATCTTACACCAAAGAGGATCAGGCACGTCATATGGGAATGCCGGCAAATGCCTTTTCTCAACACGTCGTGAAGGAGTTAAATCTGCCAGTTACACCTGAGAAGTTCCAAGAGCAATTCGAATCAGTCTCTGAGAAGTATATGGGAAGTATTTCCCTGATGCCAGGGGTACGGGATCTAATTCTCCACTTGCACGAATACCGCATACCCTTCTGCATAGCAACGAGTTCGTTTAAGAAAATATTCCAGGTAAAGGTGAGGTCATTCAGCGATATATTTCTGGCCTTTCATCACGTTGTCTGTGGGGATGACCCGGAAATCGGACCGGGCAGAGGGAAACCCAATCCGGATATCTTTCTTCTAGCCGCCTCGAGGTTCAATCCACCTGCGGATCCCAAAAAATGCCTAATATTCGAAGATGCACCGGCTGGCATGAGAGGTGGAATAGCAGCTGGCAGCCAAGTGGTCTTTATACCACCTGAACATGTTACTAAGCAGCAGAAAACGGGAGCCACTATGGTACTCAAGTCCATGGCAGACTTTAAGCCCGAGCTATTTGGCCTACCAGCCTTTGGAAACTGCTCAAAATTTGAATTTGGCTAA
- the LOC119547760 gene encoding insecticyanin-B, giving the protein MIKWKLFVILGFLDFQLSWAIRAFHGHCPDNMTAVADLDMERFKGKWYTHSLYPPLSLKVAKCQSTEFVEKGGHHFVVKARELSGQTGTVRFRKAPILKVEPKFGRYVLGTKNPAFPEGVLLYVLDTDYTNFAIRYMCFDSSHIFSFHWAVIQTRKRLPSAEVIYMAQYYANKAGLLISDMSKVHQESCPPDT; this is encoded by the exons ATGATCAAGTGGAAATTGTTCGT AATCCTTGGTTTCCTTGATTTTCAATTATCATGGGCCATTCGAGCATTTCATGGACACTGTCCTGACAATATGACGGCGGTTGCTGATTTGGATATGGAACGCTTTAAAGGAAAGTGGTACACCCACTCATTATATCCTCCTCTCTCGTTGAAAGTGGCAAAGTGTCAGTCGACGGAATTCGTAGAAAAGGGCGGACATCATTTTGTAGTTAAGGCTCGTGAACTGAGCGGCCA AACCGGCACAGTGAGGTTCAGAAAAGCACCCATTTTAAAAGTAGAGCCAAAATTCGGAAGGTATGTTTTGGGCACCAAAAATCCAG CATTTCCTGAAGGAGTTCTGCTGTATGTACTGGATACCGACTATACCAACTTCGCCATACGCTATATGTGCTTTGATTCCAGTCACATTTTCAGCTTTC ATTGGGCCGTCATCCAGACACGAAAACGTTTACCCAGTGCGGAAGTTATCTATATGGCTCAGTACTATGCAAATAAGGCTGGTCTTCTGATAAGCGATATGAGTAAAGTTCACCAGGAGTCGTGTCCTCCAGACACTTGA
- the LOC119546677 gene encoding apolipoprotein D-like, producing MNHRSNSNLWLLALMVVSGVCLGNAQVPFPGKCPEVELLETFDAEAYMGIWYEYSAYPNTFEIGQECVYANYSIVDSSTVSVVNGGISGLSGQATNASAIAKVLGPGQLAVAFYEGQSLTKANYLVLGTDYKSYAVVYSCTSVTPLANIKFVWILTREREPSSETIAVAKKILEDNKVSQEFLSTTVQKNCPQL from the exons ATGAATCACCGGTCGAA TTCGAACTTGTGGCTGCTTGCCTTGATGGTCGTTAGTGGAGTTTGTCTGGGAAATGCTCAAGTTCCATTCCCCGGCAAGTGCCCTGAAGTCGAACTACTGGAGACCTTTGATGCGGAAGCG TACATGGGCATCTGGTACGAGTACTCCGCTTATCCAAATACTTTTGAAATCGGCCAGGAATGCGTCTATGCGAACTACAGTATCGTTGACAGCAGCACTGTTTCCGTGGTGAATGGCGGTATCAGTGGATT GAGTGGTCAAGCCACGAACGCATCTGCAATTGCTAAGGTTCTTGGACCTGGTCAGTTGGCTGTGGCATTTTACGAAGGCC AGTCCCTAACGAAGGCCAACTACTTGGTTTTGGGCACCGATTATAAATCATATGCCGTTGTCTATAGCTGCACCAGTGTTACACCCTTGGCAAACATCA AATTCGTTTGGATCCTAACTCGTGAGCGTGAACCTTCTTCGGAGACAATTGCCGTGGCCAAGAAGATCTTGGAGGATAATAAGGTGTCCCAGGAATTCCTCAGCACTACGGTGCAAAAGAACTGTCCCCAATTGTAG
- the LOC119546676 gene encoding apolipoprotein D-like: protein MNHHRSSSHLWLLILTVVSGVYQGKAQVPFPGKCPDVKLLDSFDAEAYMGIWYEYSAYPFAFEIGKKCIYANYSLIDNSTVSVVNAAINRFTGQASNVTGKAKVLGPGQLAVAFFPGQPLTKANYIVLGTDYESYAVVYSCTAVTPLANFKIVWILTRQREPSAETIDAAKKILTDNDISQAFLSNTIQKKCPQLDGNNTGLSVDDELDVDDFVTTVVPEAIQKA, encoded by the exons ATGAATCACCACCGGTCGAG TTCACACCTGTGGCTGCTTATCTTGACAGTCGTTAGTGGAGTTTATCAGGGAAAGGCTCAAGTTCCATTTCCCGGAAAGTGCCCAGATGTCAAACTATTGGATTCCTTCGATGCGGAAGCT TACATGGGTATCTGGTACGAGTACTCCGCTTATCCATTTGCCTTTGAGATCGGAAAGAAATGCATATACGCAAACTATAGTCTCATTGACAATAGCACTGTTTCTGTGGTGAATGCAGCTATCAATCGATT CACTGGTCAAGCCTCGAATGTAACTGGAAAGGCCAAGGTCCTCGGGCCTGGTCAATTGGCAGTGGCTTTTTTCCCAGGCC AGCCACTCACGAAGGCCAACTACATAGTATTGGGCACCGATTATGAGTCGTATGCCGTTGTCTATAGCTGCACCGCTGTAACACCATTGGCGAATTTCA AAATCGTTTGGATCCTAACTCGCCAGCGTGAACCTTCAGCGGAGACAATTGATGCGGCCAAGAAGATCTTGACTGATAATGACATATCTCAGGCGTTCCTCAGCAATACGATTCAAAAGAAGTGTCCCCAATTGGATGGAAATAACACTGGGTTGTCCGTAGACGATGAACTTGATGTGGATGATTTTGTGACCACTGTGGTGCCAGAAGCCATCCAGAAGGCATGA